From one Cupriavidus sp. P-10 genomic stretch:
- a CDS encoding HDOD domain-containing protein, whose translation MDKQAFLDQLWARLAEQGDFPTLQYCIDHVFSSLDAERNVGEMASSILSDFSLSQKIIRLSNSAMYRSFGGEVTTVSRAIMVLGVDTVIHLTLGVRVLDFFQTMPENRPRAAQALKQAMVAAEFTRTLAEARGIADGEEAVVCTLMHHVSRLLLILYVPEAWDRITAMCEAGAQAGAQISEDEACREVLGVSLGEIARAAAVKWRLPPLIAGAMSAPPLPEGAMPETHADWLGAVARLSSQAAASILSGQGDPAADSPLAADTALRAQAERLGLEPGHLGRALEQARVLTTSMAATDAASQAGDDAGEQGGNPADALARLQRAVAEVRQEGRAMSIAELAPFALESAMRALNFSRCFLMLLNPSARRFGARLGFGEGMRDKLDQLSFEEGFVPDVFHFATLADRPLLIEDTFDNEAAHRVPRWYREAMPDARALLLIPVRVRNRCVALICGDWGNARFTGALSGEEADAIAQLAGEIAAGFLRSAPAR comes from the coding sequence ATGGATAAACAGGCATTCCTCGACCAACTCTGGGCCCGGCTGGCCGAGCAGGGCGATTTTCCGACGCTGCAGTATTGCATCGATCATGTGTTCAGTTCGCTGGATGCGGAGCGCAACGTCGGCGAAATGGCCAGCAGCATCTTGTCGGACTTCAGCCTGTCGCAGAAGATCATCCGGCTGTCCAACTCCGCCATGTACCGCTCGTTCGGGGGCGAGGTCACCACCGTTTCGCGCGCGATCATGGTGCTGGGGGTGGATACGGTCATCCATCTGACGCTGGGCGTGCGCGTGCTCGACTTCTTCCAGACCATGCCGGAGAACCGGCCACGGGCCGCGCAAGCGCTCAAGCAGGCCATGGTCGCGGCGGAATTCACCCGGACTCTGGCGGAAGCAAGGGGCATCGCCGACGGGGAAGAGGCCGTGGTCTGCACGCTGATGCACCATGTGAGCCGGCTGCTGCTGATCCTGTATGTGCCGGAGGCGTGGGACCGCATTACCGCAATGTGCGAGGCCGGCGCGCAGGCCGGCGCGCAGATCAGCGAGGACGAGGCCTGCCGCGAAGTCCTGGGCGTGTCGCTCGGCGAGATCGCCCGGGCGGCTGCGGTCAAATGGCGTTTGCCGCCGCTGATCGCCGGCGCCATGAGCGCGCCCCCGTTGCCGGAAGGCGCCATGCCGGAGACGCACGCCGACTGGCTGGGCGCCGTCGCCCGGTTGTCGTCGCAGGCGGCCGCGTCGATCCTCTCGGGCCAGGGCGACCCAGCGGCCGACAGTCCGTTGGCGGCCGATACGGCGCTGCGGGCGCAGGCGGAACGGCTGGGCCTGGAGCCGGGGCACCTCGGGCGGGCGCTGGAGCAGGCCAGGGTGCTCACGACCTCGATGGCGGCCACGGACGCCGCCAGCCAGGCCGGGGACGACGCCGGCGAGCAAGGCGGCAACCCCGCCGACGCGCTCGCCAGGCTGCAGCGGGCGGTCGCCGAAGTCCGGCAGGAGGGCAGGGCGATGTCCATTGCCGAGCTTGCGCCCTTTGCGCTGGAGTCCGCCATGCGCGCGCTGAATTTCTCGCGCTGCTTCCTGATGCTGCTGAATCCATCGGCGCGGCGCTTCGGTGCGCGGCTCGGCTTTGGCGAAGGCATGCGCGACAAGCTCGACCAGTTGTCCTTCGAGGAAGGCTTCGTTCCGGACGTGTTCCACTTCGCCACGCTCGCTGACCGGCCATTGCTGATCGAGGACACCTTTGACAACGAGGCCGCGCATCGCGTGCCGCGCTGGTATCGCGAGGCCATGCCCGATGCCCGCGCGCTGCTTCTGATCCCGGTGCGGGTGCGCAATCGCTGCGTTGCCCTGATTTGCGGCGACTGGGGCAACGCGCGCTTCACCGGGGCACTGTCCGGGGAGGAGGCCGACGCGATCGCCCAGCTGGCGGGAGAGATTGCGGCCGGCTTCCTGCGGTCGGCGCCGGCGCGCTAG
- a CDS encoding potassium channel family protein: protein MLARLFSEQFAFSAGDSVAVIGLGRFGGSVAQSLMRLGHDVMGIDRDPDLVQRWSNVLTCAIQADSTDVNVMRQLGVADFSHAIVGIGTDMSSSLMTLMALTELQIQDIWVKAFTAEHGQIAERIGAHHVVYPEADMGARVAHLITGKMIDFIEFDDGFAIARIHAPACTHNKTLLMSHVREQFGVTVVGIKRGNAEFEHATATTMVLPGDLLVVSGLTSKIERFAGSSEKV, encoded by the coding sequence TTGTTGGCTAGATTGTTTTCCGAACAGTTCGCCTTCTCGGCAGGCGACAGCGTGGCCGTGATCGGGCTCGGGCGCTTTGGCGGTTCCGTGGCGCAGTCGCTGATGCGCCTGGGGCATGACGTGATGGGCATCGACCGGGATCCCGACCTGGTGCAGCGCTGGTCCAACGTGCTGACCTGCGCGATCCAGGCCGACTCGACCGACGTCAATGTCATGCGCCAGCTCGGCGTGGCCGATTTTTCACACGCCATCGTGGGCATCGGCACGGATATGTCGTCCAGCCTGATGACCCTGATGGCGCTGACCGAGCTGCAGATCCAGGACATCTGGGTCAAGGCGTTTACGGCCGAACACGGGCAGATCGCGGAGCGCATCGGTGCGCACCATGTGGTCTATCCGGAAGCGGACATGGGCGCGCGGGTCGCCCACCTGATTACCGGCAAGATGATCGATTTCATCGAGTTCGATGACGGCTTCGCCATTGCGCGGATCCATGCGCCGGCCTGCACCCATAACAAGACCTTGCTGATGTCCCATGTCCGGGAGCAATTCGGGGTGACGGTGGTGGGTATCAAGCGGGGCAACGCGGAGTTCGAGCACGCCACGGCGACCACCATGGTCCTGCCCGGCGACCTGCTGGTGGTGTCGGGCCTGACCAGCAAGATCGAACGCTTCGCCGGCAGTTCGGAAAAGGTTTAG
- a CDS encoding TrkH family potassium uptake protein, with protein MKAALHPARAVAMGFLLAIVAGSVLLMLPWAREGGGSVPWLTAFFTAVSAVCVAGLIVVDTGTYWSGFGQAVIMVLFQLGGFGMMTASTLLGLMVNRSLRLRTKLLTQAETHAIGLGDVVGVARLVLVVTIGVELVLAAWLALRLHFLYGAPWDDAAWNGLFHAISAYNNAGFSTHADSLIRYAADQWVLMPVMVAALVGGIGFPVLHDLRNKTFRPHRWSLHSKLTLATTGVLFLVGLVGVLMFEWTNARTLGPMAPGDKLLSAAFASVSARTVGFNTIDIGGLTHESMALHYFLMFVGGGSASTAGGVKVGTIAILALLVIAEIRGRGDSEAFGRRVSSSAQRQAITVLVLGSALTTIGTLAILFVTEFPTDQVIFEVIAAFGSAGLSTGITADLPPSAHLILAALMYAGRVGTITLAVSLAMGERRTPYRYPEEHPIVG; from the coding sequence ATGAAAGCCGCCCTGCATCCTGCCCGCGCCGTCGCCATGGGGTTCCTGCTGGCCATCGTGGCGGGCAGCGTGCTGCTGATGCTGCCCTGGGCGCGCGAAGGCGGCGGCAGCGTGCCGTGGCTGACCGCTTTTTTTACGGCGGTGTCCGCGGTGTGCGTGGCCGGGCTGATCGTGGTCGATACCGGCACGTACTGGTCCGGCTTTGGCCAGGCAGTCATCATGGTCCTGTTCCAGCTTGGCGGATTCGGCATGATGACGGCGTCGACGCTGCTGGGGCTGATGGTCAACCGCTCGCTGAGGCTGCGCACCAAGCTGCTGACCCAGGCCGAGACCCACGCGATCGGGCTGGGCGATGTCGTCGGCGTGGCCAGGCTGGTGCTGGTGGTGACCATCGGGGTCGAACTGGTGCTGGCGGCCTGGCTGGCGTTGCGGCTGCATTTCCTCTATGGCGCGCCGTGGGACGACGCCGCCTGGAACGGGCTGTTCCATGCCATTTCCGCCTATAACAATGCCGGCTTCTCGACACATGCCGACAGCCTGATCCGCTATGCGGCCGACCAGTGGGTGCTGATGCCGGTGATGGTGGCGGCCCTGGTCGGCGGCATCGGTTTCCCGGTGCTGCACGACCTGCGCAACAAGACTTTCCGCCCGCACCGCTGGTCGCTGCACAGCAAGCTCACGCTGGCCACCACCGGGGTGCTGTTCCTGGTAGGCCTGGTCGGGGTGCTGATGTTCGAGTGGACCAACGCACGCACGCTCGGCCCGATGGCGCCGGGAGACAAGCTGTTGTCGGCGGCGTTTGCCTCGGTCTCCGCGCGCACCGTCGGCTTCAACACCATCGACATCGGCGGCCTGACCCATGAAAGCATGGCGCTGCACTACTTCCTGATGTTCGTCGGCGGCGGCAGCGCCAGTACCGCGGGCGGCGTCAAGGTCGGCACCATCGCGATCCTGGCGCTGCTGGTGATCGCCGAGATCCGCGGCCGCGGCGACAGCGAAGCCTTCGGGCGCCGCGTCAGCAGCTCCGCCCAGCGGCAAGCGATCACGGTGCTGGTGCTGGGCAGCGCGCTGACGACGATCGGAACGCTGGCCATCCTGTTCGTCACGGAATTCCCGACCGACCAGGTCATCTTCGAGGTCATCGCGGCCTTTGGCTCCGCGGGCCTGTCCACCGGCATCACCGCCGACCTCCCGCCGTCGGCGCACCTGATCCTGGCCGCGCTGATGTATGCCGGCCGGGTCGGCACCATCACGCTCGCGGTATCCCTTGCCATGGGCGAGCGTCGTACGCCGTACCGTTACCCCGAGGAGCATCCAATTGTTGGCTAG
- a CDS encoding GGDEF domain-containing protein: MYVDLLTLYLLAIGTLLASAGMTFWEHRTHPSRGEALRTLAAGFATLAAGCAAVLFRRDLPGAIGPALSNLVILSGYLLILSAVASLRGRQYRALAAAVLIGMALMWAAAGMRWQDAMWNYVSSFPIALVSVLTTLEMLRCEPMKALHARRVVVAVTGIHALFYATRACVLPWLVMAYGPSVQSFASKITIYEGVLYSVLLPMALLKLVREEAHGQLLRDSQTDYLTRLGNRRWFFEEGARLTGGTGGTGGTGGTGGASGAGPVAVLAFDLDQFKAINDRYGHQAGDKVLKFFAETAREVLGPHALLARIGGEEFAALLSGDDARRARALGESVARRFAGAIPERIDGIRIAATVSIGLAQFDTEVPALADGLAAADRALYRAKSLGGNRLESALSVAGAAAA; encoded by the coding sequence ATGTACGTCGATCTTCTTACTCTTTACCTCCTTGCCATCGGAACCCTTCTCGCCAGTGCCGGGATGACGTTCTGGGAGCATCGGACCCATCCCAGCCGCGGCGAGGCGTTGCGGACCCTGGCAGCGGGCTTCGCGACGCTCGCCGCCGGCTGCGCGGCGGTGCTGTTCCGCCGTGACTTGCCTGGTGCGATCGGCCCGGCCCTGAGCAACCTCGTCATTCTCAGCGGCTACCTGCTGATCCTTTCCGCGGTCGCCTCGTTACGGGGACGCCAGTACCGCGCCCTGGCGGCCGCCGTGCTGATTGGCATGGCGCTAATGTGGGCGGCGGCGGGCATGCGCTGGCAGGATGCCATGTGGAACTACGTCAGCTCGTTCCCGATCGCGCTGGTTAGCGTGCTGACAACGCTGGAGATGCTGCGCTGCGAGCCGATGAAAGCGCTGCATGCGCGCCGCGTCGTCGTCGCGGTGACAGGCATCCATGCCCTCTTCTATGCCACCCGGGCATGCGTGCTGCCATGGCTGGTGATGGCGTACGGACCGTCTGTCCAGTCGTTTGCCAGCAAGATCACGATCTACGAAGGCGTGCTGTACTCGGTCCTGTTGCCGATGGCCCTGCTCAAGCTCGTGCGCGAGGAGGCGCACGGCCAGTTGCTGCGCGACTCCCAGACCGATTACCTGACCCGGCTTGGCAACCGCAGGTGGTTCTTTGAAGAAGGCGCGCGGCTGACGGGGGGCACGGGGGGCACGGGAGGCACGGGAGGCACGGGCGGTGCGTCCGGTGCCGGCCCGGTCGCCGTGCTCGCGTTCGACCTCGACCAGTTCAAGGCGATCAACGACCGGTACGGGCACCAGGCGGGCGACAAGGTACTGAAGTTCTTTGCGGAAACCGCGCGTGAGGTCCTTGGCCCCCACGCGCTGCTGGCGCGCATCGGTGGCGAAGAATTCGCGGCGCTGCTAAGCGGGGACGACGCCCGCCGCGCCCGCGCGCTGGGGGAGTCTGTTGCCAGGCGCTTCGCCGGGGCCATTCCCGAGCGCATCGACGGCATCCGGATAGCGGCAACGGTCAGCATCGGGCTGGCGCAGTTCGACACTGAAGTGCCGGCGTTGGCCGACGGGCTTGCCGCCGCGGACCGGGCGCTTTACCGCGCGAAATCGCTGGGCGGCAATCGACTCGAATCGGCGCTGTCTGTCGCAGGGGCCGCGGCTGCCTGA
- a CDS encoding 3-deoxy-D-arabino-heptulosonate 7-phosphate synthase: MPPLPSPPLLNATLRAVARRYRLPASAAELSGQQAASPATTLALAIEHSRAAMASGETPAAALKDRFIDALAHLIREALRTDAGDPVFQAMVMRHRATHVREYASLSAGADPDRRQVYMAVNAIAHPGRQQRLAPGPQREALARLHASTSASSWSALHDTVRGLLDMPEIASEAPGLARLLDSPALKRLQRLEALEADDLVRQYRELWDRHGPRSGSATASAQGAAARQRGAATEAQAAQALEALAQRLNEAERAQASYRVVTSMRVPASIPATHERAKTEWDAVLLRQLPASDAAPAWEICLLAEAKASVDAATTDLPKLLRGLHLLAHADKDVVYAFETQQGTVRLHGASLSALRTDEASQAGLAGLVLYCCDAPAEARPRLLSAASRMQLLSAQASLEFASDLWEGQPAEAAILAPVWHGLLESPRWRSVLNQYPALWQVRELMVHPDDLLAAIHQAGA, translated from the coding sequence ATGCCACCGTTGCCCTCGCCTCCTTTGCTCAATGCAACACTGCGCGCCGTCGCGCGCCGCTATCGCCTGCCGGCCAGCGCCGCCGAGCTATCCGGGCAGCAGGCAGCCAGCCCGGCAACGACGCTCGCGCTCGCAATCGAACACTCCCGCGCAGCGATGGCAAGCGGTGAAACGCCAGCCGCGGCCCTGAAAGACCGCTTTATCGATGCGCTCGCGCACCTGATCCGCGAAGCGTTGCGCACGGACGCCGGCGACCCGGTCTTCCAGGCCATGGTCATGCGGCACCGGGCGACGCACGTGCGCGAGTACGCGTCGTTGTCCGCGGGCGCCGACCCCGATCGCCGCCAGGTCTACATGGCCGTCAACGCGATCGCCCATCCGGGCCGGCAGCAGCGTCTCGCGCCGGGTCCGCAGCGTGAGGCCTTGGCCCGGCTTCATGCGTCCACCTCGGCGTCATCGTGGTCCGCGCTGCACGATACCGTACGTGGCCTGCTCGATATGCCGGAGATAGCGAGCGAAGCGCCGGGCCTGGCGCGGCTGCTCGACAGTCCCGCGCTGAAGCGCTTGCAGCGTCTCGAAGCACTGGAGGCGGATGACCTGGTGCGCCAATACCGGGAGCTATGGGACCGGCATGGCCCGCGCTCGGGAAGCGCCACGGCCAGTGCGCAAGGCGCCGCCGCCCGCCAGCGTGGCGCCGCCACCGAAGCGCAGGCCGCACAGGCACTGGAGGCACTGGCGCAGCGACTCAACGAGGCCGAGCGAGCGCAGGCGTCATACCGCGTCGTGACCTCGATGCGCGTACCGGCCTCGATCCCCGCCACGCATGAACGTGCCAAGACCGAATGGGACGCCGTCCTGCTCAGGCAACTGCCGGCATCCGATGCAGCACCAGCCTGGGAAATCTGCCTGCTCGCAGAGGCCAAGGCCTCCGTCGATGCCGCCACGACTGACCTGCCGAAGCTGCTGCGCGGCTTGCACTTGCTGGCACATGCCGACAAGGACGTCGTCTATGCGTTCGAAACGCAGCAAGGGACCGTGCGCCTGCACGGTGCCTCGCTCAGCGCGCTGCGCACCGATGAGGCCAGTCAGGCCGGCCTGGCAGGCCTGGTGCTGTATTGCTGCGATGCGCCCGCCGAAGCCAGGCCGCGCCTGCTCAGTGCGGCCAGCCGGATGCAGCTGCTGTCGGCGCAGGCCAGCCTCGAATTCGCCAGCGACCTGTGGGAAGGCCAACCCGCGGAAGCGGCGATTCTTGCCCCTGTCTGGCACGGGCTATTGGAATCGCCCCGGTGGCGCAGCGTACTCAACCAATATCCGGCGCTGTGGCAAGTCCGCGAGCTGATGGTCCATCCTGACGACCTGCTGGCGGCCATCCATCAGGCAGGCGCCTGA
- a CDS encoding putative bifunctional diguanylate cyclase/phosphodiesterase, whose product MHAFTYDAVLANDGAEWARDDEADGAMPAPAGRHGWALLETSEGLALHVSVTGQILNATRASGALLGLPYAYLCRAAMRDILPIGEYERAAALWQACLLDGQARRATVRFNDASAGTRYLELHVCRDIDEAGLASLLLFGTDVTAWMQKLQQLTEQSLIDPLTGIGNRDLIRRRIELYLAGEHSAGRRLAVALMDLDGFKKINDSLGHGAGDALLKEMAARLRGVLRGTDTVARLGGDEFVLLLENIVADEAAADILEQVMRICRQPFQLSARQIRVTTSIGLAFATGVEDSDAELLRRADRAMYEAKALGGNRYFRYSPEFDEKLNEQFRIEQDLFEAVHNGELSLQYQPIVSLDGSNLCAVEALMRWERAGRPVSPEIFVPVAENNGLIHHLGAWVLRCACAQLAMWDAKGAQVGYVSVNVSPVQFSHPGFADQVRSAIRDTGVSAGRLVLEITEGALMIDPEAAGNVLTELRALGIRFAVDDFGTGYSSLSYLRRFPLSALKIDRSFVADMVDSPHAQTIVFAVLSLARELGLVAIAEGVETACQRELLAAQRCEMAQGWHYGRAMSPADLEAAFAAGRWRLDAPTLLPQ is encoded by the coding sequence ATGCACGCATTCACGTATGACGCCGTCCTGGCGAACGACGGAGCGGAATGGGCCCGCGACGACGAGGCGGATGGCGCGATGCCAGCCCCCGCCGGGCGGCACGGCTGGGCCTTGCTGGAAACGTCGGAAGGGCTGGCCCTGCATGTCAGTGTCACCGGCCAGATCCTGAACGCGACCCGGGCGTCGGGCGCGCTGCTGGGCCTTCCGTACGCGTATCTGTGCCGCGCGGCCATGCGCGACATTCTTCCCATTGGCGAATACGAACGCGCCGCGGCGCTGTGGCAGGCCTGCCTGCTGGATGGCCAGGCCCGGCGGGCCACCGTCCGGTTCAACGATGCCTCGGCCGGAACCCGCTACCTGGAGCTGCATGTCTGCCGCGACATCGACGAAGCCGGGCTGGCGTCGCTGCTGCTGTTCGGGACCGATGTCACGGCGTGGATGCAGAAGCTGCAGCAACTGACCGAGCAGTCGCTGATCGATCCGTTGACCGGGATCGGCAACCGCGACCTCATTCGCCGCCGCATTGAACTATACCTGGCCGGGGAGCATTCGGCGGGACGCCGGCTCGCTGTCGCGCTGATGGACCTGGACGGATTCAAGAAAATCAACGATTCCCTCGGGCATGGCGCCGGCGATGCCTTGCTGAAGGAAATGGCGGCCCGTTTGCGCGGCGTGCTGCGCGGGACGGACACCGTGGCGCGGCTGGGTGGCGATGAATTTGTCTTGCTGCTCGAAAACATCGTAGCCGACGAAGCCGCAGCCGACATCCTGGAACAGGTCATGCGGATTTGCCGGCAGCCATTCCAGCTGTCGGCGCGCCAGATCCGCGTCACCACCAGTATCGGGCTGGCCTTCGCCACCGGTGTCGAGGATTCCGACGCCGAGCTGCTGCGGCGCGCCGACCGGGCCATGTACGAAGCGAAGGCGCTGGGCGGCAATCGGTATTTCCGCTATTCGCCGGAGTTCGACGAGAAGCTGAACGAGCAGTTCCGGATCGAGCAAGACCTGTTCGAGGCCGTGCATAACGGCGAATTGTCCCTGCAGTACCAGCCCATCGTCAGCCTCGACGGCAGCAACCTGTGCGCGGTCGAGGCGCTGATGCGGTGGGAGCGGGCCGGCCGCCCCGTGTCTCCCGAGATCTTCGTGCCGGTCGCTGAAAACAACGGCCTGATCCATCATCTCGGCGCCTGGGTGCTGCGCTGCGCTTGCGCCCAGCTTGCCATGTGGGATGCAAAGGGTGCGCAGGTCGGCTACGTGTCGGTCAATGTGTCGCCGGTGCAGTTCAGCCATCCCGGCTTCGCCGACCAGGTGCGCAGCGCGATCCGCGATACCGGTGTCAGCGCCGGCCGGCTGGTGCTGGAAATCACCGAAGGGGCGCTGATGATCGATCCCGAAGCGGCGGGCAATGTCCTGACCGAGTTGCGGGCGCTGGGCATCCGCTTTGCCGTGGACGATTTCGGCACCGGCTACTCCAGCCTGTCGTACCTGCGCCGGTTTCCGCTGTCGGCGCTGAAGATCGACCGCAGTTTTGTTGCCGACATGGTCGATTCGCCGCACGCGCAGACCATCGTCTTTGCGGTCCTCTCGCTGGCGCGCGAGCTTGGGCTGGTGGCGATCGCCGAAGGCGTCGAGACGGCATGCCAGCGCGAGCTGCTGGCCGCGCAGCGCTGCGAGATGGCACAGGGCTGGCACTATGGGCGCGCCATGAGTCCCGCCGACCTCGAAGCGGCTTTTGCCGCGGGCAGGTGGCGCCTGGACGCCCCGACCCTGTTGCCGCAATGA
- a CDS encoding acyl-CoA dehydrogenase family protein, with amino-acid sequence MDCTPPENRIASLFAALSPREGIPLPGRGQTLARWQLLSAVAATHGAVVIKLFEAHADALAILAEVAHATAAADTTWAIWAAEPPDARVGMTAMPGEPDEAQCRLALQAGKADMAGMAGPLTPVRLHGRKAWCSGAAAVSHALLTCRDEAGSARLALIDARAPGVTVTGDGWHAVGMRDTGSGDVLLDDCAALCIGGPGAYIDRPGFWHGGAGIAACWYGAVTPLARAVRDTVQRHQNPHAAAHLGAIDGELRAAAALLRETAAWIDAHPAADAFVPAMRVRAVVEAAARRVMHRAGNVLGAGPLCRDQRLAQLYADLPVFLRQSHAERDQAALGARLADDAGGPAFEHAL; translated from the coding sequence ATGGACTGCACACCCCCGGAAAACCGCATTGCCTCCCTGTTCGCGGCACTGAGCCCGCGTGAAGGCATCCCGCTGCCCGGGCGGGGGCAGACGCTGGCGCGCTGGCAATTGTTGTCTGCCGTGGCGGCAACGCATGGCGCCGTGGTCATCAAGCTGTTCGAAGCCCATGCCGACGCGCTCGCGATCCTGGCGGAGGTAGCACATGCCACGGCGGCCGCGGACACCACCTGGGCGATATGGGCCGCCGAGCCGCCGGACGCGCGCGTCGGCATGACGGCCATGCCGGGCGAGCCCGACGAAGCCCAGTGCAGGCTGGCCCTGCAGGCGGGTAAGGCGGATATGGCGGGTATGGCGGGACCGTTGACGCCGGTGCGGCTGCATGGCCGCAAGGCGTGGTGTTCCGGCGCGGCGGCGGTGTCACATGCGCTCCTGACCTGCCGGGACGAAGCCGGCTCGGCCCGGCTGGCGCTGATCGATGCGCGCGCCCCGGGCGTGACCGTGACCGGCGATGGCTGGCATGCGGTCGGCATGCGCGATACCGGCAGCGGCGACGTGCTGCTGGACGACTGCGCGGCGCTCTGCATTGGCGGTCCCGGCGCCTATATCGACCGCCCCGGATTCTGGCACGGCGGAGCAGGCATCGCGGCGTGCTGGTATGGGGCCGTGACGCCGCTGGCGCGGGCCGTGCGCGACACCGTGCAGCGCCACCAGAATCCCCACGCGGCGGCGCACCTGGGTGCCATCGACGGCGAACTGCGCGCCGCGGCGGCGCTGCTGCGCGAGACCGCGGCCTGGATCGATGCCCATCCCGCCGCGGATGCCTTCGTGCCGGCCATGCGCGTGCGCGCCGTGGTGGAAGCCGCGGCCCGGCGCGTGATGCATCGTGCCGGCAATGTGCTCGGCGCAGGACCGCTCTGCCGCGACCAGCGGCTGGCCCAGCTGTATGCCGACCTGCCGGTGTTCCTGCGTCAGAGCCATGCGGAACGCGACCAGGCGGCGCTGGGCGCGCGGCTTGCGGATGACGCGGGTGGGCCTGCCTTCGAACACGCGCTGTGA
- a CDS encoding HWE histidine kinase domain-containing protein: MTLADTVPPPDLYITAELERRPPKAIDYQGEKLALKDIAAQMLNHPGQVLPRLVERAMQLTGAASAGISAFEPEHGTPGLFRWRDLRGKLASFEGATTPRDYSPCGVCLDRFEPTLTRHPERYYGWIAEAGVVCPEVLLVPLYMAHGQPLGTLWIVAEEAGHFDAGHAGVMQELASFVGIALAMLQNQRRLQEALERQEMLTREMDHRVNNVFAVVDGMIHASRLSAGSVDGYARSLSGRLHALAAAHALVREASGTEADGPPASAGTLHELTRAIFKPYEASGQASDRPRLVVNGADVPLGNRAITSLALVFHELATNAAKYGALSEEAGCVSVSWERCGEHLAVRWHEEGGPPIQGPSQRQGFGSILLRNTLTRQLGGTFELDWREPGLAVMFSLPLSRL; encoded by the coding sequence ATGACCCTTGCCGATACCGTCCCGCCCCCCGACCTTTACATCACCGCCGAACTGGAGCGCCGGCCTCCGAAAGCCATTGACTACCAGGGCGAGAAGCTTGCGCTGAAGGACATCGCCGCGCAGATGCTCAACCATCCCGGGCAGGTGCTTCCCCGGCTGGTCGAACGCGCGATGCAGCTGACCGGCGCGGCGTCGGCCGGGATCAGCGCGTTCGAGCCCGAGCATGGCACGCCGGGCCTCTTCCGCTGGCGCGACCTGCGTGGCAAGCTTGCGTCCTTCGAAGGCGCCACCACGCCGCGCGACTACAGCCCTTGTGGCGTATGCCTGGACCGCTTCGAGCCGACCCTGACGCGGCATCCGGAACGTTACTATGGCTGGATCGCCGAGGCGGGCGTGGTCTGTCCCGAGGTGCTGCTGGTTCCGCTATACATGGCGCACGGGCAGCCGCTGGGCACCCTGTGGATCGTCGCCGAGGAAGCCGGGCACTTCGATGCCGGGCATGCCGGCGTGATGCAGGAGCTGGCCTCCTTCGTCGGCATTGCGCTTGCCATGCTGCAGAATCAACGCCGCCTGCAGGAGGCGCTGGAGCGGCAGGAAATGCTGACGCGCGAGATGGACCACCGCGTGAACAATGTATTCGCCGTCGTGGATGGGATGATCCATGCCAGCAGGCTGTCGGCCGGTTCGGTGGACGGCTATGCCAGGAGCCTGTCCGGCCGGTTGCACGCGCTCGCCGCCGCGCATGCTCTGGTGCGCGAGGCGTCCGGCACGGAGGCGGATGGCCCGCCAGCCTCCGCCGGCACCTTGCATGAACTGACCCGGGCCATCTTCAAGCCCTATGAAGCGTCGGGCCAAGCCTCGGACCGGCCCCGCCTTGTCGTCAACGGTGCCGATGTGCCCCTTGGCAACCGGGCGATCACCAGCCTGGCGCTCGTCTTCCACGAGCTTGCCACCAATGCGGCAAAGTACGGCGCGCTGTCCGAGGAAGCCGGGTGTGTCTCGGTGAGCTGGGAGCGCTGCGGGGAGCATCTCGCCGTCCGCTGGCACGAAGAAGGCGGCCCGCCAATCCAGGGGCCCAGCCAGCGGCAAGGGTTCGGCAGCATCCTGTTGCGCAATACGCTTACCCGTCAGCTCGGCGGTACGTTCGAACTGGATTGGCGCGAGCCCGGGCTGGCCGTCATGTTTTCCCTGCCGCTGTCCAGGCTGTAG